A single window of Jiangella alkaliphila DNA harbors:
- a CDS encoding GntR family transcriptional regulator, giving the protein MASDAFGSAAGKVAQVRGRLLELIDHGDEGVALPSERQLAHDWGVARMTLRRALDDLATAGFVVREHGRGNFVARPKLTRRLAMTSFSQEMRNRGLVPGSVTLEFRRLPAGPRQARTLRIPVNTAIVRFTRLRTADGDPIGLETTWVADDVVPGLAPADLDGSWYDLLAGRYGIPILTGRTTIEPTLLDEQDATLLHTEPGRPAFRLDVVTFGANGRVVECGTDIFRGDRFQLTAELRPVPAPALRRRARRTA; this is encoded by the coding sequence ATGGCGAGTGACGCATTCGGGTCGGCGGCCGGCAAGGTCGCACAGGTGCGCGGCCGCCTGCTGGAGCTCATCGACCACGGCGACGAGGGCGTCGCGCTCCCATCGGAACGTCAGTTGGCGCACGACTGGGGCGTGGCCCGCATGACCCTGCGGCGGGCCCTCGACGACCTGGCGACGGCCGGGTTCGTCGTACGCGAGCACGGCCGGGGCAACTTCGTCGCGCGACCGAAGTTGACCCGCCGCCTCGCGATGACCTCGTTCTCGCAGGAGATGCGTAACCGTGGCCTCGTGCCGGGCAGCGTGACACTGGAGTTCCGGCGGCTGCCCGCCGGGCCGCGCCAGGCCCGGACGCTGCGCATCCCCGTCAACACAGCGATCGTCCGGTTCACCCGGCTCCGCACCGCCGACGGCGACCCCATCGGCTTGGAGACCACCTGGGTGGCCGACGACGTCGTGCCGGGCCTGGCGCCGGCCGACCTGGACGGCTCCTGGTACGACCTGCTTGCGGGGCGCTACGGCATCCCGATCCTCACCGGCCGCACGACCATCGAGCCGACGCTGCTCGACGAGCAGGACGCCACCCTGCTGCACACCGAGCCGGGGCGACCGGCGTTCCGGCTCGACGTCGTCACGTTCGGCGCCAACGGACGGGTCGTCGAGTGCGGCACCGACATCTTCCGCGGCGACAGGTTCCAGCTCACGGCCGAGCTCCGGCCCGTCCCGGCCCCGGCGCTGCGCCGGCGCGCCCGGCGTACCGCCTGA
- a CDS encoding ABC transporter substrate-binding protein yields the protein MSVRTRARAVLIPAAAVLAVVAACGSDDGGSTGEGDQIELTYWTHTHPPMTELNEQLIAEYEEANPNVTITYETIPNNDFGTKMLTSLSNGSGPDIINMDDSALRGEYIPKQLLAPIEPAAFSVDSVEELEALYVDGTLDGAKGDDGTLYGVPSEFNATAFAINTQHFADAGLDPASPPETWEDVSEYGQQLVAAGHEGFNFVYLHSGWYTQQLQTLLNETGGSILNDDGTGSALTEPESVEALQIWHDLIREDQVGDADTASREATSPFEDFASGRRSMTMIYPWAVEQIAIDNPETFENLQVVPLPQVDPANPSGRWYGYYFAVNKASEQQEEAWKFIEYMTSQHERWLTDVSFVQPLQGWEQSPAAADIPFLEVWSQAYQQGKFDEVGPHWSEVQDAIKAAVERSIFDGQPPAESLEEASEAVDQSVSS from the coding sequence ATGAGCGTACGAACGCGCGCCCGCGCGGTCCTGATCCCGGCCGCTGCCGTGCTGGCGGTCGTCGCCGCCTGCGGCTCCGACGACGGCGGGTCGACCGGTGAGGGCGACCAGATCGAGCTGACCTACTGGACGCACACGCACCCGCCGATGACGGAGCTGAACGAGCAGCTCATCGCGGAGTACGAAGAGGCGAACCCGAACGTCACCATCACCTACGAGACCATCCCGAACAACGACTTCGGCACCAAGATGCTCACGTCGCTGAGCAACGGCTCCGGGCCGGACATCATCAACATGGACGACAGCGCGCTGCGCGGCGAGTACATCCCGAAGCAGCTGCTGGCGCCGATCGAGCCGGCCGCGTTCAGCGTCGACTCCGTCGAGGAGCTCGAGGCGCTCTACGTCGACGGCACGCTCGATGGCGCGAAGGGCGACGACGGCACCCTCTACGGCGTGCCCAGCGAGTTCAACGCGACGGCGTTCGCCATCAACACGCAGCACTTCGCCGACGCCGGGCTGGACCCGGCCAGCCCGCCGGAGACCTGGGAGGACGTGTCCGAGTACGGCCAGCAGCTGGTCGCCGCCGGGCACGAGGGGTTCAACTTCGTCTACCTGCACTCCGGCTGGTACACCCAGCAGCTGCAGACGCTGCTGAACGAGACCGGCGGCTCCATCCTCAACGACGACGGCACCGGGTCGGCCCTGACCGAGCCGGAGTCCGTGGAGGCGTTGCAGATCTGGCACGACCTCATCCGCGAGGACCAGGTCGGCGATGCCGACACCGCCTCGCGCGAGGCGACGTCGCCGTTCGAGGACTTCGCCTCGGGCCGCCGCTCGATGACCATGATCTACCCGTGGGCGGTCGAGCAGATCGCCATCGACAACCCCGAGACGTTCGAGAACCTGCAGGTCGTCCCGCTCCCGCAGGTCGACCCGGCCAACCCGTCCGGGCGCTGGTACGGCTACTACTTCGCGGTGAACAAGGCCTCCGAGCAGCAGGAGGAAGCCTGGAAGTTCATCGAGTACATGACCTCGCAGCACGAGCGCTGGCTCACCGACGTGAGCTTCGTGCAGCCGCTGCAGGGCTGGGAGCAGTCGCCGGCCGCGGCCGACATCCCGTTCCTCGAGGTCTGGTCGCAGGCCTACCAGCAGGGCAAGTTCGACGAGGTCGGCCCACACTGGAGCGAGGTGCAGGACGCGATCAAGGCGGCCGTCGAGCGGTCCATCTTCGACGGGCAGCCGCCGGCCGAGAGTCTCGAGGAGGCCTCGGAGGCCGTCGACCAGAGCGTCTCGAGCTAG
- a CDS encoding carbohydrate ABC transporter permease, which yields MALTRTAPARARSGRARAPGSGGGSGWRRRRNAVGLAFALPALVLFAAFAIYPMLRVFQLSLYDYNLTSPPVWVGLDNFRFLFGDERFLASLGASLFYVVVTYCPAVLLALVLALGLNTRMRGSAFVRLLYFAPVATSWVAVSVIWRLVLQPEGLLNQTLNTDIPWLTSSTWAKWAIAIAAIWKEVGFFLIIFLAGLQNIPKDLQEAASLDGAGSLRRLRYVTLPLLKPITVVVLVMAVIRGFQSFSPQVVLTGGSFGTEVINLFVYKTAFASARMGRASAVAVLMFVLLIMVTFVQLRALRRSA from the coding sequence ATGGCGTTGACTCGAACCGCACCGGCACGGGCCCGCTCCGGGCGGGCCCGTGCCCCGGGCTCCGGCGGCGGCAGCGGCTGGCGCCGTCGCCGCAACGCCGTGGGCCTCGCGTTCGCGCTGCCCGCGCTGGTGCTCTTCGCGGCGTTCGCGATCTACCCGATGCTGCGGGTGTTCCAGCTCAGCCTGTACGACTACAACCTGACCAGCCCGCCGGTCTGGGTCGGGCTGGACAACTTCCGGTTCCTGTTCGGCGACGAACGCTTCCTGGCCTCGCTCGGCGCCTCGCTGTTCTACGTCGTGGTGACCTATTGCCCCGCGGTGCTGCTGGCGCTGGTGCTGGCGCTCGGCCTGAACACCAGGATGCGCGGCAGCGCGTTCGTGCGGCTGCTGTACTTCGCGCCGGTGGCGACGTCGTGGGTGGCGGTGTCGGTGATCTGGCGGCTGGTCCTCCAGCCCGAAGGACTGCTCAACCAGACCCTGAACACCGACATCCCGTGGCTGACGTCGAGCACCTGGGCCAAGTGGGCGATCGCCATCGCCGCGATCTGGAAGGAGGTCGGGTTCTTCCTGATCATCTTCCTCGCCGGCCTGCAGAACATCCCGAAGGACCTGCAGGAGGCGGCGTCGCTGGACGGCGCCGGCTCGCTGCGCCGGCTGCGCTACGTCACGCTCCCCCTGCTCAAGCCGATCACCGTCGTCGTCCTGGTGATGGCGGTGATCCGCGGCTTCCAGTCGTTCAGCCCGCAGGTGGTGCTCACCGGCGGCAGCTTCGGCACCGAGGTGATCAACCTGTTCGTGTACAAGACGGCCTTCGCCAGCGCGCGTATGGGCCGCGCCTCCGCCGTCGCGGTCCTCATGTTCGTCCTGCTGATCATGGTGACGTTCGTACAGCTGCGGGCGCTGCGGAGGTCGGCATGA
- a CDS encoding carbohydrate ABC transporter permease, with translation MSAGVAVVNPVRRRRRAGKIVVFVLLLAGGLVFASVFVYAALAAVKPADEVLANPMRWLPSEWLWGNFALPFEQAPFARYYLNSTVVGVAVTLLNVLTCTLAGYSFSKFAYRGRNLLFFVVLATLMVPLEVIYVPLYALVFDLGWVNSFAGLIIPSATSAFGIFLMRQSIDGVPDELLEAARIDGAGELRILWNVVAPMMVSPMAALALFIFMTNWDSHLWPLLVGNDEEHRTLPVGLAAMQANNLGSGGLPMMMAAALLALLPTLLLFLVLQRKFVEGITMTAGIK, from the coding sequence ATGAGCGCCGGTGTCGCCGTCGTGAACCCGGTCCGGCGGCGCCGCCGGGCTGGGAAGATCGTCGTGTTCGTGCTGCTGCTCGCCGGCGGCCTGGTGTTCGCGTCGGTGTTCGTGTACGCGGCGCTGGCGGCGGTGAAGCCGGCCGACGAGGTGCTGGCCAACCCCATGCGCTGGCTGCCGTCGGAATGGCTCTGGGGCAACTTCGCGCTGCCGTTCGAGCAGGCGCCGTTCGCGCGGTACTACCTCAACAGCACCGTGGTGGGGGTCGCGGTGACGCTGCTCAACGTCCTCACCTGCACGCTGGCCGGCTACAGCTTCTCCAAGTTCGCCTACCGCGGCCGGAACCTGCTGTTCTTCGTCGTGCTGGCGACGCTGATGGTGCCACTCGAGGTCATCTACGTGCCGCTCTACGCGCTGGTCTTCGACCTGGGCTGGGTCAACAGCTTCGCCGGGCTGATCATCCCGTCGGCCACCAGCGCGTTCGGGATCTTCCTGATGCGTCAGAGCATCGACGGCGTGCCCGACGAGCTGCTGGAGGCCGCCCGCATCGACGGCGCGGGCGAGCTGCGAATCCTCTGGAACGTCGTGGCCCCGATGATGGTCTCGCCGATGGCCGCTCTGGCGCTGTTCATCTTCATGACCAACTGGGACAGCCACCTGTGGCCGCTGCTGGTCGGCAATGACGAGGAGCACCGGACGCTTCCGGTCGGGCTGGCGGCGATGCAGGCGAACAACCTCGGCTCCGGCGGCCTCCCGATGATGATGGCGGCGGCGTTGCTGGCGCTGCTGCCCACCTTGCTGCTCTTCCTCGTCCTCCAGCGCAAGTTCGTCGAAGGGATCACGATGACGGCGGGGATCAAGTGA
- a CDS encoding N-acetylglucosamine kinase: MSLELAVDGGQTNLRMAVVRDGAAVEIAHAGGFAYSAETDLLDSVSDAVTEAYVALGSPAGVRRICLGLTAAPLQPVRRRRLAARIRDRLGGPEVWLGPDMVTAHAGALGGAAGVVTAAGTGVVCLGIAADGTAHQADGHGYLLGDSGSGFAIGRAALRAVLAARDGRGPATLLTEAAQDAFGDLAGLPQRIYTSPAPVRLLATCTPWVAAVARAGDPIARAIWSGAVDDLVTTTAAVLARAFPDAEDVPVSYAGGLFTIDDLVRRPYLDAVQERCPGVRVHEPLGSQLDGAVRLLAGGLGPYTPLMLTAESDSRV; this comes from the coding sequence GTGAGTCTGGAGCTGGCCGTCGACGGCGGGCAGACGAACCTGCGGATGGCGGTGGTGCGCGACGGCGCCGCCGTCGAGATCGCGCACGCCGGCGGGTTCGCGTACAGCGCCGAGACCGACCTGCTGGACAGCGTTTCGGACGCGGTGACCGAGGCATATGTCGCCCTCGGGTCGCCGGCCGGCGTGCGGCGGATCTGTCTCGGCCTGACGGCGGCGCCGCTGCAGCCGGTGCGCCGCCGGCGGCTGGCGGCGCGCATCCGCGACCGGCTCGGCGGCCCCGAGGTGTGGCTCGGCCCGGACATGGTCACCGCGCACGCCGGCGCGCTCGGCGGCGCGGCCGGGGTGGTCACCGCGGCCGGCACCGGCGTCGTCTGCCTCGGCATCGCCGCCGACGGAACGGCGCACCAGGCCGACGGCCACGGCTACCTGCTGGGCGACTCCGGCAGCGGGTTCGCGATCGGCCGGGCGGCGCTGCGCGCGGTACTGGCCGCCAGGGACGGACGCGGTCCGGCGACCTTGCTGACCGAGGCCGCGCAGGACGCGTTCGGTGACCTCGCCGGGCTGCCCCAGCGCATCTACACCTCGCCAGCGCCGGTGCGGCTGCTCGCCACCTGCACGCCCTGGGTGGCAGCGGTGGCCCGGGCCGGTGACCCGATCGCCCGGGCCATCTGGTCCGGCGCGGTCGACGACCTGGTGACGACGACCGCGGCCGTGCTGGCCCGCGCGTTCCCCGATGCCGAGGACGTCCCGGTGTCCTACGCCGGCGGGCTGTTCACCATCGACGACCTCGTGCGCCGCCCGTACCTCGACGCCGTCCAGGAACGGTGCCCGGGCGTGCGCGTGCACGAGCCGCTGGGCAGTCAGCTGGACGGCGCCGTGCGGCTGCTGGCTGGCGGGCTCGGCCCGTACACACCACTGATGCTCACCGCGGAGAGTGACTCCCGTGTCTGA
- a CDS encoding N-acetylmannosamine-6-phosphate 2-epimerase codes for MSDAVFPFRSIVVSCQAGPDNPLHGPGPMALMARAAEAGGAAGIRANGPADVAAIRAAVSVPVLGINKTGDRDGVYITPSFEAAAAVVRAGATVVALDGTARPRPGGDLARLVAKIHERLGVPVMADVDTLAAGRYARAAGADLVGSTLSGYTDGSVYGDGPDLALVKALADELDCPIVAEGRYWTRDDVLAGFDAGAHTVVVGTAVTNPMAITRRLVEAAR; via the coding sequence GTGTCTGACGCCGTGTTCCCGTTCCGCTCGATCGTGGTGTCGTGCCAGGCCGGCCCGGACAACCCGCTGCACGGTCCCGGCCCGATGGCGCTGATGGCGCGGGCGGCGGAGGCCGGCGGCGCGGCCGGCATTCGGGCCAACGGACCGGCCGACGTCGCCGCGATCCGCGCGGCGGTCTCGGTGCCGGTCCTCGGCATCAACAAGACCGGCGACCGCGACGGCGTCTACATCACGCCGTCGTTCGAGGCGGCGGCCGCCGTCGTGCGGGCAGGTGCGACGGTGGTGGCGTTGGACGGTACGGCGCGGCCGCGGCCCGGCGGCGACCTGGCCCGGCTGGTGGCCAAGATCCACGAGCGCCTGGGCGTGCCCGTCATGGCGGACGTCGACACGCTGGCGGCCGGCCGGTACGCCCGCGCGGCCGGCGCGGACCTGGTCGGCAGCACACTGTCCGGTTACACCGACGGCTCGGTGTACGGCGACGGCCCGGACCTCGCGCTGGTCAAGGCACTGGCGGACGAGCTGGACTGCCCGATCGTCGCCGAGGGCCGCTACTGGACCCGCGATGACGTGCTGGCAGGTTTCGACGCGGGAGCGCACACCGTCGTCGTCGGGACCGCCGTCACGAACCCGATGGCGATCACCCGGCGGCTGGTCGAGGCGGCGCGATGA